The proteins below are encoded in one region of Asticcacaulis excentricus CB 48:
- a CDS encoding endonuclease/exonuclease/phosphatase family protein produces MARRLELGQPGIFLRNTRFVVGLGLSVGLLIGLISLWPHWPGDMIVPFRLQLVALAVAGLLISLCLARRALIGFAAVVLMLHATPLALRLMQRPVLPAASDAGRPLSLVFSNVLADNRDYGRVIALAEGEDADLFAAAETSPAWIERLKALSATYPYSYAPEAGVFGVALYARQPFTPTLYRLGRYNMSLLRADFGDYVVYVAHPMPPANALLSEDNHQYIAHLARRVAAETKPVIVTGDLNATLWSGSMEPLMRARMSWPAGSGLRHTWPTGRALLGIQIDHVLTKGLPAGRLTVLRHVGSDHLPVRADLVLPE; encoded by the coding sequence ATGGCCCGTCGTCTAGAGTTGGGTCAGCCCGGTATATTTCTGCGCAATACGCGCTTTGTGGTCGGGCTGGGGCTGAGTGTGGGTCTCCTGATCGGTCTGATTTCGCTTTGGCCGCACTGGCCTGGTGATATGATCGTGCCCTTCCGGTTGCAGCTGGTGGCGCTTGCCGTCGCAGGATTGCTCATCAGCCTGTGTCTGGCGCGTCGGGCCTTGATTGGTTTTGCCGCTGTGGTGCTAATGCTCCACGCAACCCCTCTCGCCCTGCGGCTCATGCAGCGGCCGGTCCTGCCCGCGGCGAGTGATGCCGGACGGCCGCTCAGCCTTGTTTTCAGCAATGTACTGGCTGATAATCGCGACTATGGCCGAGTGATTGCGCTGGCCGAAGGTGAAGATGCCGATCTGTTTGCCGCCGCCGAAACCTCTCCGGCTTGGATCGAGCGGCTGAAGGCACTGAGCGCGACCTATCCCTATAGCTATGCCCCGGAGGCGGGGGTTTTCGGCGTGGCGCTATATGCCAGGCAACCCTTCACGCCGACGCTTTATCGCCTCGGCCGGTACAATATGTCGCTGCTGCGTGCCGATTTCGGTGACTATGTGGTTTATGTTGCCCACCCAATGCCGCCCGCCAATGCCCTTCTGAGCGAAGACAACCACCAGTATATTGCGCATCTGGCCCGCCGGGTTGCTGCAGAGACAAAACCGGTTATCGTCACGGGCGATCTCAATGCCACCCTGTGGTCCGGCAGCATGGAGCCGCTCATGCGTGCCAGAATGAGCTGGCCGGCAGGATCGGGTCTGCGCCACACATGGCCGACGGGCCGCGCGCTTCTGGGCATACAGATCGACCACGTGCTGACAAAGGGCTTGCCGGCCGGTCGGCTGACAGTTTTACGCCATGTCGGCTCTGATCATCTGCCGGTCAGGGCCGATCTGGTTTTGCCAGAGTGA
- a CDS encoding response regulator, whose translation MQGHGFDPFGDRLYPEDGADAWKKVGRTTNDIVRLDLDIPRMDGFELLGLMRADATHRHVPAVVATGREDMLALGKAFANGATSFVIKPLNWRLVSHQLSYVLKSAHEEAVARQTLRTRQEDNRLRDEAVTLALSKLEKSSRALKFMLAQSEGVELADAQTTA comes from the coding sequence ATGCAGGGTCACGGTTTCGACCCGTTCGGCGACCGCCTGTATCCTGAAGACGGGGCTGATGCCTGGAAGAAGGTGGGCCGCACCACCAATGACATCGTGCGGCTCGATCTCGACATACCGCGTATGGATGGTTTTGAGCTTCTGGGCCTGATGCGCGCCGATGCGACACACCGCCACGTGCCGGCGGTGGTGGCCACCGGGCGCGAAGACATGCTAGCCCTGGGCAAGGCTTTTGCCAATGGTGCGACGTCGTTTGTCATCAAGCCGCTGAACTGGCGGCTGGTGTCGCATCAGCTGTCCTACGTGCTCAAGAGCGCGCACGAGGAGGCGGTGGCGCGTCAGACCCTTCGCACGCGTCAGGAGGACAATCGTCTCAGGGATGAGGCGGTGACGCTGGCGCTTTCAAAGCTGGAAAAGTCGAGCCGCGCCCTGAAGTTCATGCTGGCGCAGTCCGAAGGGGTCGAGCTGGCCGACGCGCAAACCACGGCTTAA
- a CDS encoding EF-hand domain-containing protein: MKTSLFIAALVAISAPALAASHSTSVFVEEQDLNGDGKVSQEEFKAGRAIEIRKADFNEDGILSEAEYIGEYEGRLMARLSRIGDPEKRLEEQQRQMRQAKVRFGVLDADKNGAISQAEHLASGLRMFDLHDRNKDGVVDHKDVVLAEEAAKSGKTGEFVNP, translated from the coding sequence ATGAAAACCTCCCTTTTCATAGCGGCCCTAGTCGCTATCTCGGCCCCGGCACTGGCCGCCTCACACTCCACCTCAGTCTTTGTCGAGGAACAGGACCTCAATGGCGACGGCAAGGTGTCGCAGGAAGAGTTCAAGGCTGGTCGCGCCATCGAAATTCGCAAGGCAGACTTCAATGAAGACGGCATCCTGAGCGAGGCCGAATACATCGGCGAGTACGAAGGCCGCCTGATGGCCAGACTGAGCCGCATCGGCGACCCCGAAAAGCGTCTGGAGGAACAGCAACGCCAGATGCGTCAGGCCAAGGTGCGTTTCGGCGTCCTTGACGCCGACAAAAACGGCGCGATCAGTCAGGCGGAACACCTCGCTTCGGGTCTGCGCATGTTCGATTTGCACGATCGCAACAAGGACGGGGTGGTGGATCACAAGGATGTGGTTCTAGCCGAAGAGGCCGCCAAAAGTGGCAAGACCGGAGAGTTTGTGAATCCTTGA
- a CDS encoding DUF4198 domain-containing protein, whose product MTAYRFIGITPLLFFGLLTAPALAHSPYLKPAAFTVPATRDHITVEAAFSDGDLRPDVAMKSDAFHIIAPDGTDTPLPAAATLKDAVFLEAPLKAEGTYLISSGVRKGRVARGVIRDGEVHFLEGPNAARSGETVIDVQSLTRADVYVTHGRPSRPDFRSDGVELFPVTAPYDAYAGEPFTVRVRENGKGLPGQDVTIITDGQTYAMPRVGEKTLRTNDAGEVTFTPKTAGLYLLQVRMRRPAEGRANLWLSHTATLTLEVLPQ is encoded by the coding sequence GTTTATTGACCGCTCCCGCACTGGCGCATTCACCCTATCTCAAGCCTGCGGCCTTTACGGTCCCGGCAACGCGCGACCACATAACGGTCGAAGCCGCCTTCTCTGACGGCGATCTGCGTCCTGACGTCGCCATGAAGTCGGACGCCTTCCACATCATCGCCCCGGACGGAACGGATACCCCCCTGCCCGCGGCGGCGACGCTGAAGGATGCGGTATTCCTCGAAGCGCCGCTGAAGGCTGAAGGCACCTATCTGATCTCGTCCGGCGTGCGTAAAGGCCGCGTAGCTAGGGGCGTCATCCGCGACGGTGAGGTGCACTTTCTCGAAGGCCCTAATGCGGCCCGATCCGGTGAAACCGTGATCGACGTGCAAAGCCTGACCCGCGCCGATGTCTATGTGACGCATGGCCGCCCTAGCCGTCCGGATTTCCGCAGCGACGGCGTAGAACTCTTCCCCGTAACTGCGCCTTATGACGCCTATGCGGGCGAACCCTTCACCGTGCGCGTGCGTGAAAACGGCAAGGGTCTGCCGGGTCAAGACGTGACCATCATCACCGACGGCCAGACCTACGCCATGCCTAGGGTTGGCGAAAAGACGCTACGCACCAACGATGCGGGCGAAGTCACCTTCACGCCGAAGACCGCCGGCCTCTACCTCCTTCAGGTGCGCATGCGCCGCCCCGCCGAAGGTCGGGCGAACCTGTGGCTCAGCCACACCGCCACCCTCACTCTCGAAGTTCTCCCCCAATAA